A stretch of Anaerobiospirillum thomasii DNA encodes these proteins:
- the ileS gene encoding isoleucine--tRNA ligase, whose product MADYKNTLNLPTTSFPMRGDLAKREPGMLDAWERENLYQKIRESRSDARQFILHDGPPYANGDIHIGHAINKILKDIIVKSKTLEGFDSPYIPGWDCHGLPIELKVEGLVGKPGDKVDAATFRKECRKYAKTQIAGQMKDFKRLGVFGDWEHPYETMDYKTEADTIRALGRVIANGHFIRGSKPVYWCIDCQSALAEAEVEYYDVKSDAIDVMFKAADEDAVLKAFNTSAGEGSVCCVIWTTTPWTLPANRAICLNEALEYSLVQVKGDRAMRLVLATELVKSVMERCEIEDYEILATTSGKALELLKFNHPFLNISVPIILGSHVTLEAGTGCVHTAPAHGLDDYNVGTRYGISVDNPVGPDGCFVKGTEHFEGLNVFKANPEVIKLLQSNGSLLCARKIEHSYPHCWRHKTPVIFRATPQWFITMDGNGLRARALEEIKKVRWIPSWGQNRIEAMVSQRTDWCISRQRTWGMPCAVLINKETGEIHPDTPAIVEKVAKAVEQNGIQAWWDLKVEDLIDTDADKYYKDPNTLDVWFDSGSTQFSVVDQRPEFKGNSADMYLEGSDQHRGWFMSSLMLSVAMKDKAPYRQVLTHGFTVDGQGRKMSKSLGNVIAPQSVINKLGADVLRLWVASNDYTGDIAVSDEIFKRSSDSYRRVRNTIRFLLANLSGFDPAKDMVAFEDMVELDKWAVSLASKTQDEIIGYYDNYDFHLVVKTLMRFCSIELGSFYLDIIKDRQYTAKADGKARRSCQSALYLIAEALVRWISPILSFTAQEAWEAMPGERERFVFTQTFFEGLPRISDESAFNDEYWQYVLSFRDEANRAIEEARNRNVIGASLEANITIYTSKEHAAKLAMLEDELRFVLITSQASVVVGDAPEGAFASENGDFAFVVAKSEHKKCERCWHYEDGVDSDPEYPGLCPRCIENIKQAQGETRKYA is encoded by the coding sequence ATGGCTGATTATAAGAATACGCTAAATCTTCCTACTACCAGTTTCCCAATGCGCGGCGATCTTGCCAAAAGAGAGCCGGGTATGCTTGATGCCTGGGAGAGAGAAAATCTATATCAGAAAATAAGAGAGTCACGCTCTGATGCCAGGCAGTTTATTCTGCACGACGGCCCTCCATATGCCAATGGCGACATTCACATCGGCCATGCCATCAACAAGATTCTAAAGGACATTATTGTCAAATCCAAAACTCTTGAGGGTTTTGACTCACCATATATTCCAGGCTGGGACTGCCACGGTCTGCCAATTGAGCTTAAGGTAGAAGGCCTTGTTGGCAAACCTGGTGACAAGGTAGATGCCGCCACCTTCCGCAAAGAGTGCCGCAAATATGCCAAGACCCAGATTGCAGGTCAGATGAAAGACTTCAAGCGCCTTGGTGTCTTTGGCGACTGGGAGCATCCATATGAGACCATGGATTACAAGACCGAGGCCGACACTATACGCGCCTTAGGCCGAGTTATTGCCAACGGTCACTTTATCCGCGGCTCCAAGCCTGTGTACTGGTGTATTGACTGTCAGTCAGCACTGGCAGAGGCTGAGGTTGAGTACTATGATGTAAAATCTGATGCCATTGATGTAATGTTCAAGGCTGCAGATGAAGATGCTGTGCTCAAGGCCTTTAACACCAGTGCAGGTGAAGGCTCTGTATGCTGTGTCATCTGGACCACAACCCCATGGACACTGCCTGCCAACCGCGCCATCTGTCTAAATGAGGCTCTTGAGTACTCACTGGTGCAGGTTAAAGGTGACAGGGCCATGCGCCTGGTACTGGCCACAGAGCTTGTAAAATCAGTAATGGAGCGCTGTGAGATTGAAGATTATGAGATTTTAGCCACCACATCTGGCAAGGCTCTGGAGCTATTAAAATTCAATCACCCATTTTTAAATATCAGCGTGCCAATCATTCTTGGCAGCCACGTAACTTTAGAGGCAGGTACAGGCTGTGTTCACACAGCTCCGGCCCACGGTCTTGATGACTACAATGTAGGCACCAGATACGGTATTAGCGTTGATAATCCTGTAGGTCCTGACGGCTGCTTTGTCAAAGGCACAGAGCACTTTGAGGGTTTAAATGTATTTAAAGCCAACCCTGAGGTTATAAAGCTGCTGCAGAGCAATGGCTCACTTTTATGTGCCAGAAAGATTGAGCACAGCTACCCACACTGCTGGCGTCACAAGACCCCTGTTATATTCAGAGCCACCCCTCAGTGGTTTATTACCATGGATGGCAATGGTCTAAGAGCGCGCGCCCTTGAGGAGATTAAGAAGGTACGCTGGATTCCATCCTGGGGTCAGAACCGTATTGAGGCTATGGTAAGTCAGAGAACAGACTGGTGTATCTCCCGTCAGAGAACATGGGGTATGCCATGTGCCGTGCTTATCAACAAAGAGACAGGTGAGATTCACCCAGATACTCCTGCTATTGTTGAAAAGGTGGCCAAAGCCGTGGAACAAAACGGTATTCAGGCCTGGTGGGATCTTAAGGTTGAGGATCTTATCGACACTGATGCAGACAAATACTACAAGGATCCAAATACCCTTGATGTATGGTTTGACTCAGGCTCAACACAGTTTTCTGTAGTTGATCAGCGCCCAGAATTTAAAGGCAACAGCGCTGATATGTATCTAGAGGGCAGCGATCAGCACCGCGGCTGGTTCATGTCATCATTAATGCTCTCTGTAGCCATGAAGGACAAGGCTCCGTACCGTCAGGTACTGACCCACGGCTTTACCGTTGACGGTCAGGGCCGCAAGATGTCAAAGTCACTTGGCAACGTAATTGCTCCACAGAGCGTAATCAACAAATTAGGTGCCGATGTGCTGCGTCTGTGGGTGGCATCAAATGACTATACAGGCGATATTGCTGTATCAGATGAGATCTTCAAGAGATCATCTGACTCCTACCGCCGTGTGCGCAATACCATACGCTTCTTGCTTGCCAACCTCTCAGGCTTTGATCCAGCTAAAGACATGGTAGCCTTTGAGGATATGGTTGAGCTTGACAAGTGGGCAGTATCTCTTGCCTCCAAGACTCAGGATGAGATTATTGGCTATTATGACAACTATGACTTCCACCTTGTAGTCAAGACCTTAATGCGCTTCTGCTCTATCGAGCTTGGCTCATTCTATCTTGATATCATCAAGGACAGACAGTATACAGCCAAGGCTGACGGCAAGGCCCGCAGATCATGTCAGAGTGCACTGTATCTGATTGCCGAGGCTTTAGTCCGCTGGATCTCTCCTATCCTGTCCTTTACTGCTCAGGAGGCCTGGGAGGCTATGCCTGGCGAGCGTGAGCGCTTTGTCTTTACCCAGACTTTCTTTGAGGGGCTGCCTCGCATATCAGATGAGAGCGCCTTTAATGATGAGTACTGGCAGTATGTGCTCTCCTTTAGAGATGAGGCCAACAGAGCCATTGAAGAGGCCCGTAACCGCAATGTTATAGGTGCATCTCTTGAGGCCAATATCACCATCTATACAAGCAAAGAGCATGCTGCAAAACTTGCTATGCTTGAAGATGAGCTGCGCTTTGTACTTATTACCTCACAGGCATCTGTTGTGGTCGGTGATGCTCCAGAGGGCGCCTTTGCCTCTGAAAATGGTGACTTTGCCTTTGTTGTGGCCAAATCCGAGCACAAGAAGTGTGAAAGATGCTGGCATTATGAGGATGGTGTTGACAGCGATCCTGAGTATCCAGGTCTGTGCCCACGATGCATTGAGAATATCAAGCAGGCTCAGGGTGAGACAAGGAAGTACGCATAA
- the lspA gene encoding signal peptidase II, which translates to MSGGVRNGSIFLFVSVLILILDQYTKYLCVNYIEYGTWGIEITPFFNLVHVYNYGAAFSFLADMGGWQRYLFSAIAIILSLVFIILLKRTPRSHTLTCLAYALFIGGALGNLIDRVFLGYVVDFLLFYIYTDETFWAYPAFNVADIAVCLGAFFLIVTTFFKKEDKGENKDEKSAGADRT; encoded by the coding sequence ATGTCAGGAGGCGTACGCAACGGCTCCATATTTTTGTTTGTAAGTGTGCTGATCCTGATACTGGATCAGTACACCAAATATCTGTGCGTCAACTATATTGAATATGGTACATGGGGTATTGAAATTACCCCATTTTTCAATTTAGTGCATGTCTATAATTATGGAGCTGCATTCAGCTTTTTGGCAGATATGGGCGGCTGGCAGAGATATCTGTTCAGTGCTATTGCCATCATACTGTCACTGGTCTTTATTATTCTGTTAAAACGCACGCCACGTTCGCATACACTAACCTGTCTTGCCTATGCTCTGTTTATAGGCGGAGCTCTTGGCAATCTTATTGACAGAGTTTTTTTAGGCTATGTGGTGGATTTTCTTTTGTTTTATATCTATACAGATGAGACCTTCTGGGCTTATCCTGCCTTTAATGTGGCAGATATAGCCGTATGTCTGGGAGCCTTTTTCCTTATTGTAACCACCTTCTTTAAAAAGGAGGATAAGGGCGAGAATAAGGATGAAAAGAGCGCAGGCGCTGATAGAACCTAA
- the ispH gene encoding 4-hydroxy-3-methylbut-2-enyl diphosphate reductase, which yields MAFEIYIANTRGMCAGVDRAIRTVNCALEKYGDKVYVLHEVVHNKHVVQSLEQKGATFVECIDDVPDGSVLIFSAHGVGLEIMAKAKNRNFINVIDATCPLVKRVHFKINKASQEHKKAIVIGHAGHQEVIGTVGQYDGDKSNVHVVMSVDDVNALNLDGKNLVFATQTTLSIDEAAKTVQALKAKFPEIEGPVKDDTCYATQHRQEAIKQLAQICDVVLVAGSKNSSNSNRLREVAQSVGAVAYLIDDYTDIDNSWFDNAKKVGVSAGASAPEYLVQDIIKHLQTLCDVQVQGVGLIPADRVFPLPDNI from the coding sequence ATGGCTTTTGAGATATATATTGCCAATACCCGTGGCATGTGTGCAGGTGTTGACAGAGCTATACGCACTGTAAACTGCGCTCTTGAAAAATACGGCGACAAGGTTTATGTACTCCATGAGGTGGTGCATAACAAGCATGTGGTACAGTCACTTGAGCAAAAGGGTGCCACCTTTGTTGAGTGCATAGATGATGTACCAGATGGCAGCGTGCTTATCTTCTCAGCTCACGGTGTAGGGCTTGAGATTATGGCCAAGGCCAAAAACCGTAATTTTATCAATGTGATTGATGCCACCTGTCCTCTGGTTAAAAGAGTGCACTTTAAGATAAACAAGGCCTCACAGGAGCATAAAAAAGCTATTGTCATAGGTCATGCCGGCCATCAGGAGGTTATAGGTACTGTAGGGCAGTATGATGGGGATAAGAGCAATGTGCATGTGGTTATGAGTGTTGATGATGTCAATGCGCTAAATCTTGATGGTAAGAATCTGGTATTTGCCACACAGACTACATTGTCAATTGATGAGGCTGCCAAAACTGTACAGGCTTTAAAGGCAAAATTCCCTGAGATTGAAGGTCCTGTCAAGGATGATACCTGCTATGCTACACAGCACCGTCAGGAGGCTATAAAGCAGCTCGCACAGATATGTGATGTAGTGCTTGTAGCCGGCTCTAAAAACTCATCAAATTCAAACCGCCTGCGCGAGGTGGCACAAAGTGTAGGAGCTGTGGCCTATCTTATTGATGATTATACTGATATTGACAACAGCTGGTTTGACAATGCCAAAAAGGTAGGTGTGTCAGCAGGAGCCTCTGCTCCTGAGTATCTGGTGCAGGATATTATAAAACATCTGCAGACCCTCTGTGATGTTCAGGTGCAGGGTGTAGGGTTAATTCCTGCCGATCGTGTCTTTCCTCTGCCTGATAATATCTAG
- the ribF gene encoding bifunctional riboflavin kinase/FAD synthetase: MRLYRYLSDFKIKDKQVALAIGNFDGFHQGHRAVIEAMHKKAREQNLYSAVMIFEPQPLEFFGKAVPARLYSLRDKLRAFASCNVDFVFCIKFDRSVAELDAKSFVKVILHKKMNVKSVTVGSLFTFGCGGVAGLQELKSYCSEVGIEADAILGVASDNTRISSTMIRALIAQSDFATAKEMLGRHYAISGRVVHGNAIGRTIGFPTANVNLNRQVCPLKGVFAVMVKTVYGQYKGMANIGLRPTIYEHKIKSILEVNIFDFDKDLYGTHIEVIFIKKVRDEQKFPDLTSLMAQIKADQRSVSYMLENCKL; encoded by the coding sequence ATGCGTTTGTACAGATATTTATCTGACTTTAAAATAAAAGATAAACAGGTGGCTCTGGCCATAGGCAATTTTGATGGTTTTCATCAGGGTCATCGTGCCGTGATTGAGGCTATGCACAAAAAAGCCAGGGAGCAGAACCTTTACAGTGCTGTCATGATCTTTGAGCCACAGCCTCTTGAGTTTTTTGGCAAGGCTGTCCCGGCCCGCCTTTATTCGCTGCGCGACAAGCTAAGAGCTTTTGCCTCATGTAATGTTGATTTTGTTTTTTGTATCAAGTTTGACCGCTCTGTAGCAGAGCTTGATGCTAAAAGCTTTGTCAAAGTAATACTGCACAAAAAGATGAATGTCAAAAGTGTTACCGTAGGCTCGCTCTTTACCTTTGGCTGCGGAGGTGTGGCAGGTCTGCAGGAGCTTAAATCCTATTGTTCTGAGGTTGGAATTGAGGCCGATGCCATTTTGGGTGTGGCCAGCGACAATACCCGCATTTCAAGTACTATGATACGTGCTCTTATAGCACAGTCAGACTTTGCAACAGCAAAAGAGATGCTCGGTCGCCACTATGCCATATCAGGGCGTGTGGTGCATGGCAATGCCATAGGCAGAACCATAGGATTTCCAACTGCCAACGTCAATCTAAACAGACAGGTATGTCCGCTCAAAGGCGTGTTTGCCGTTATGGTCAAAACTGTATACGGCCAGTACAAGGGTATGGCCAATATAGGTTTGAGACCCACTATCTATGAACATAAAATAAAAAGTATTCTTGAGGTCAATATCTTTGATTTTGACAAAGATCTTTATGGCACACACATAGAAGTTATTTTTATAAAGAAGGTAAGAGACGAACAGAAATTTCCGGATCTTACATCGTTGATGGCGCAAATAAAGGCCGATCAGAGATCGGTCTCTTATATGCTTGAGAATTGTAAACTTTAA